A region of the Roseiflexus sp. RS-1 genome:
GACCGACGTATTCACTCGAATGGATTGAGCGTTATCGCCCTGAGCGCCAGTGGTTGCGCGGACGGGCTTACCGGCGCGCCAAGCGCATCATGGATCTGGCGCTGTCGTTACTGGCAATGCCCATCGTCCTGCCGTTGTTCGTCATTATTGCGCTGGCGATCAAGATCGAGTCGCCTGGCGGTCCGGTCATTTTCACCCAGAATCGCACCGGAAAGAGCGGACGTCGTTTCAAGATGTATAAGTTCCGCACCATGGTGCCGAATGCCGAGGAACTGAAAAAGCAACTGGCGCATTTGAACGAGTTGCAATGGCCTGACTTCAAGATCACGAACGATCCCCGCGTGACGCGCGTCGGGAAGTTTCTGCGCAAGACGAGTCTTGATGAGTTGCCCCAGATCATCAATGTCATCCGCGGCGATATGAGCCTGGTCGGTCCACGCCCCACATCGTTCGATGCAAGCACCTATCAACTCTGGCAAACGGCGCGCCTCGATGTCAAGCCGGGGCTGACCGGTCTGTGGCAGGTGTACGGGCGCGGCAATACCGAGTTCGATGAACGCTTGCGCCTCGATATCCTGTATATCGAGCACCGCTGCCTGGGGCTGGATATCGAAATCCTGGTACGGACGGCGCTGGCGGTCTTTCAGGGACGTGGAGCGTACTGATGATTGAGACGAGCCAGAGTGCATCTCCCCGACGACCGCGCACGGTTGCGTATACGATGTCGCGCTTCCCCAAGATCACCGAGACGTTCATCCTGATCGAGATGCTGGAACTCGAACGTCAGGGGGTGCGGGTCGAAATCTTTCCGCTC
Encoded here:
- a CDS encoding sugar transferase, whose protein sequence is MATIVNRGRPTYSLEWIERYRPERQWLRGRAYRRAKRIMDLALSLLAMPIVLPLFVIIALAIKIESPGGPVIFTQNRTGKSGRRFKMYKFRTMVPNAEELKKQLAHLNELQWPDFKITNDPRVTRVGKFLRKTSLDELPQIINVIRGDMSLVGPRPTSFDASTYQLWQTARLDVKPGLTGLWQVYGRGNTEFDERLRLDILYIEHRCLGLDIEILVRTALAVFQGRGAY